DNA from Danio aesculapii chromosome 10, fDanAes4.1, whole genome shotgun sequence:
GTTCACACAAAGTTGGGAGCATGATACGCTGAAGCATTAAGTGTTTCTTTCACTGGAACTAAGGGGCCGACCCCAATCCCTGAAAATCCACCCACACAATAATCTTCCTTCTCCAAACTTTACACTTGGCACAATATGGTCAGGCACAAATACTGTCCTCCTGGCAAGCACCAAAATCCATACTCATCCATCGAAGAAGTGCGATTTGTCATGGCACTAACACGACACGTCTCTACTGCTTTAGAGTTTGGTGCTAGCATACTTTACATGCTTTGCATTGCATCTGGAGATGCAAGACTTGGATTCAGCTGCTTGGCCATGGAAATCCATATAGTGAAGCTCTCTGTGCTCTGTTCTTGAGCTAATCTGAAGGCCACGTAAAGTTTGAAGGTCTGTAGCTTTGAACTTGGCAGAAAGTTGGTGACTTTTACACACTGTGCGCCTTAGCATGCGCTGACACCGCTCTGTGATTTTTACCTCACAATTGTTCCCAATTGACCCCttatacacccccccccccacttctCTTTGTCAGATGAGCTTTCAATATAAGCTATGACTCTCCTATTAATTTGACACTACCCAGGGAAATAGTGATCATTCAGACAATATACACAAGGACAATATATCCAGGATGTGAGTGTAACTCGAAAAAATTAAAGATTGAAGCTATTGTACAGCCTACAATCTAGTGATGATACATTTGGATCATTTGAATGTAATTAAAAGGTTACATATTGATTTTGTGacaattcacaaacacacatcttGAACTAGATTTGTAATTTAAATTGataatgtacaaataaaattataagagacattcattcattaattcattttcttttcggcttagttttttgtaattttcatataatatttGCTAAATATCCTAGTTATATTTTTGGAGACACTACTGTAATCTGACAAACTCCCTTGTTTGGCAGTTGCTAGGTAACCGTGAGGTATGAGTTGTCATATATTGGATATAAAAAGCAGGACCTCAGTCATACATTTGGAAACTTTAAGAGAGGAACAACTCCTTGTCTGTTTCATGTCCTTGTTTTTAGTCTGCTTTATAGACAAAGTAGCAATTGCAGTTATTTGTAAATGTACATTTGTGTGCATATATAAGGAGGAAAGCCTATAAAGAATAACTCtggaaaatgttttatattttattcatactaCTTTTTTGAAATGAGTGAAACactttttgtgtttcttttgaAACTATACTTTAACTTTAACAGTTTTCATCACCTGTATGTTACAGAGACTGCCTACATCTTTCTGCCTTTTTCCTTCACAGGAGCTTTTTTTCTCTGCATATATGAGTATGTCAAGACTTTCACTGATTTTGACCTGACATTTGTATGTAGTATCTTTTAATATTTGCTTAGCAGTGCAGTAAAAAATGGCGGCTGAAAATTCTACCATGAAAAATGTTGACAGCTTTATAATCACTGGATTTGATCACCTGCAGAACCAAAAGCTCCTTGGATTCCTCATCTTGGTAACCTACATACTCATACTGCTTGGGAATGGCATCAATCTATGCATCATCTTGGCTGACAAACATTTATACAAACCAATGTACATATTAATCTGTAATCTAGCTGTTGTTGATATAATGTACTCCTCGACCTGCAGCACAACCatgatctcagtgctgctggcTGATGCTAAAACAGTTTCATACTACTCTTGTATCTCCAGGATGTTCTTCTATCATCTTGGTGATTATACAATATGCTTGGCTCTGACATTAATGGCAATAGACAGACTTATCGCCATTAGGCTTCCATTAAGATACCACAGCATTGTCACAAATTCACAAACATTAATTTTTATTGTACTGACTTGGATCATTGCGATTGCTTTAATGGGTGTTTTGACATCAATAATAGACAATGTCCCATactgtcagccaatcatcaaatatGTGTTCTGTGATTATCCTTCCATGATCAGAGCTGCTTGTGTTAATCCTGAGCCATACTTTTTTCTGCCTGCAATGATTAATCTGTGGTTTTTCTGTGGACTGTTTCCCTTTGTTATCTGCACGTATGCTGTTCTGGCATATAGTGTGACTAAACTGTCCAACTCCAGCAGAAAGCAAATGATCAACACTTGCTTGAGTCATTTAATTGTACTGTTCAGTTTTTATGCACCAAAACTGGTCTCTAACTTACTCACTCGAATAGGAGTTGTGTTGACTTTAACAGAGAGAAATGCAATACTGATTATTTCATCTCTTATCCCTGCTTTAATAAACCCCATTGTTTATTGCACCAGGACTAAAGAGATCAGGAAACGATTAGCAGATGTATTTTTGCCCAAAAAAGTAGTACCAGGTCATTTTAAggtaatattgtaatgcattctaTTCATTTGCATGGTCAACAGTGATGACGTCAGTTGTTTTGATGTGTTTATGCATTTGCTTAAGTCAGAATCTATAGGCTAAAACAGATACACTGATATAATGAAGAAAAACTAGGGGAAGTTAAATCCAGTATTGAAAGAAATGAATGCCtcaatgcttaaaatgtcactaaaccTACACCTAAATCTCTGAAAACATGTTTAAATGCTTTGACGTCCAACGTGGCCCACATATGGTAAACTCAAATTACATGATATTTGAATACCCAATATCCATTTTAGTGCTGTCAATCTTAATTTAGTTTTGATCTTTTTAACATTACAATTAATGGTAAAGGTTACAGtcaattttattttgtgtgtgccATCATAAACATGAATAAAGGATACTGCCAATTATAACGTCGCTCTGTTTGAGTCTGTATTCTTCAGAGTCTGACTGGTTTCTCCAGAGAGCAAATTAAGAGTATGTAGCAAATATGTTGACACTCTTCAGACAAACAAGAATGACAGTATTTACATGAAACCCTTGACATCAAGTCTCTAGTGTTTAATTCTTAGAGCATCTCTTCAAGCAAAACAACacataattatcaaatattctgttaaaaattaaaaagtaatggaaaaacatattattacttaatttaattattaataagtaatttaagAATAAACCGTTTCCACATAAATTACCAAGCATTTATAATGCATTGGCTCTTGCTCATGGTTCAGTGATTTCACAGGTTGTGTTTTGGCAATTTATGCTATTTTTAACAGTTTTGGCTGTAGTTTTTAGTTTACCTGCAGAGTGATCACACTTTTAAAACTATTAGTCTTTTTGTCAAAAACAGATGAAATGTTTAAGTAATTTGTTATCTGCAATTACTGGGTTTACTGTGTTAATAAAACAAGCTACATGCATGATGTTTCCACTTTATtatgtaaggatggctatatctctccataatattaaaccctgaaaactgttatggaactccacacgagacaagaccacaagaatggacaggcactaaaacaataaactttataatctgAGAAGAAGTTCAACtagaaaaccagttgttcaggttgtcttaatcatgcatcctgagcccccctctttgccctggactttaccttctccaccagagcagctcactcacattccacacagaatgtttaagtttcttgtggctttatattcatggttggtgtcattttaaatgtctctgtgtgattggtaaagtggtcctaatttcagtgtaatattttacaatctcccttatatcagttaatttgggttttgactttgataagatccttgccagatgctccactccagggaaaatggtcttcacatcaactcatgaccaggcaagagtcttggtgaagcttttattgtcttgaatttatggagATTTGAGTATTTATTAAGGGGGATGTGGAGAAGTGTCTGTGGGACCCTGTAgacaggataccccattgcagtttgtgagtctctgagctctgcatcaggactcatatgctgcaatgtatttctacatggtcaggtattcatctctaactcttaaatgGATCTTtaagtaattgatgttgtacaatcttgattggcttattttgtttaattatgtgaattggaatggaaaatcttttttctgacaaataaatgtaaaattcttgtttaactctaatatctcctgaaatcatttaaatctagtatattgtttaggctgatgtttccgcagcctacgaccaggattagtcatacattcaggctcaatggatggagcattgGCACAGCATAAGAGACCTGTTAATTTCTGACAATCACAGACTTGGTATGATATAATCTAgaggctaaatcaaactttctttaagtatgagcaagcatggggcctattattacttaaaggaaattagcttatctgctaagaatcagaactggcgaggatgtgtccatgagcagatgaaactggccagcatactgactctaagcgacttcaggtaaacgatgaaccattaattaaaaaataaggatttattaggttaaccaatctaaattagacctaatCACGACCTATAAGGTAATTagcttgaattagatgaatctaaatctaaaattattataaattggaatcagattaaaattcagagttgaaaacaaattaaaataaatttgagagatttaaaatatttcttttcacatgtgctaaaaggctcacacgcatttaaccttcacccatgctgttagttccatcCCTAATAGATAGACCCTTACATTAATATACACAAGGGTCCTCATAATGACTCATTAATAGCTGAGTAGATGATATTCCCTTGAGATCCCATtacacaaatgttttaaaagaatcattaactaaatttaaattattacttGTGTGTCTATGTGTTTACTTCTTTATATGTgtataagactgtcatgaaacataATTATTTCAGATAACATGATATGAGTATCCAAATccaaaagaacatgcaaactccacacagaaatgccaactggcccagccgaggctcaaaccagcgaccttcttgctgtgaggcatatGATATAAGTGtatgaaaaatacaaaaactagcatttaaatacatttatattcaatatattacaACAGAATCATAGCTTTATGCATTATATTGTACTATGGTTTGTGTATTGTATCAGCCTTGAACTGTTATGAACTGCAGTGTTGTGAACAAACTCCCAAGTTTAATTAAGGCTGCTAAGTAACCGTAACGTATCTGACATGCCATGAAAATATAAAAGAGGGGACATCAGTCTTGCATTTATTGAAATGAAAGAGGAACAGCTGAAAATCTCTTGAATGCAATTTTGAAATtcactttacatttttaaagtctaAGGTCTAAATTCTAACATTTTTTCAGGATCTAAGGAGAAATGctataagaaaaaaaagaaaatgttgtaAATCTTATTCGTATTTAttcttaaaaatgattaaatctctttttttgtttcttttgaaacTGTACTTTAACCTCAGAAGTTTTCATCACTTGGCTGTTACAGACGCTATCTACATCTTTCTGCCATTTTCTTTCACAGGAGCTTTTTTTCTGTGCATATATGACTACATCAGGACTTTTGTTTAGGTTATTTTGACTTGTATGTTGTATGTGGTGGATTTTAATGAGTTTGTGTCTGTTTAAAATTTGACAAAATATGGGAAATTATACTGTGAATAATGTTGACAGCTTTATAATCACTGGATTTGATCACCTGCAGAACCAAAAGCTCCTCGGATCCCTTATCTTGATAACCTACATACTCATACTGCTTGGGAACGGCATCAATCTGTGTATCATCTCAACTGACAGACATTTACACAAACCAATGTACATATTAATCTGTAATCTAGCTGTTGTTGATGTAATGTACTCCTCGACCTGCAGCACAACCatgatctcagtgctgctggcTGAGATTAAAACGGTTTCATACTACTCTTGTATCTCTAGGATGTTCTTCTATCATATTGGTGATTTCACAGAGTGCATGGCTCTGACATTAATGGCAATAGACAGACTTATTGCCATTAGGCTTCCATTAAGATACCACAGCATTGTCACAAATTCAAGGACATTTCTTTTTATTGTTCTGACTTGGGTCATTGCAATCGCTTTAATGGGTGTTTTGACATCAGCAGTAGACAATGCCCCATACTGTCAGCCTGTCATCAAATATGTGTTCTGTGATTATCCTTCCATGATCAGAGCTGCCTGTGTTAATCCTGAGCCGTACTTTTTCTTGCCTGCAATGATTAATCTGTGGTGGTTCTGTggactgtttccttttgttatgTGCACGTATGCTGTTCTGGCATATAGTGTGACTAAACTGTCCAATAATTCGAGCAGAAAGCAAATGATCAACACTTGCTTGAGTCACCTTGTTGTTCTGCTCAGTTACTATGCACCGAAAATAGTTTCTGCATTACTCACTCGAATAGGAGTTGTGTTGACTTTAACAGAGAGAAATGCAATACTGATTATTTCATCGCTTATTCCTCCCTTAATAAACCCCACTGTTTATTGCACCAGGACTAAAGAGATCAGAAAACGGTTAGCAGATGTATTTTTACACAGGAAAGTTGCACCAAACAATTTAAAGGTTTTAGcataattattattgtcattctGTTGGATGGTTGTagatttgctgtttgttttttcaatgttttttttttgtgatgctcatgtttaaaataaaacaaatgcagagATGATTATATGTTGTGGTGTAATGGACAACAGAAAGTCATTCTAGAGATCATATTTGTACTTTATTTCACACcttaaataattataatcaatTGATTTAATAATTCTAACAGCATTATTTACATTGATTTTTACTTTACAGCACATAAAAGCTTTTCACCTATGGTACCATCAAAATTAACACAGCTCATATCACAGTTgctgctaaaaataaaaaatataagtgttttaaataaaaaaaatccatgttaATCTGTGTTTAATGTAAATTTTATTACTAACCACTATTACTATTACTTActattttagaaatagtttataTTTCTGTGACACTGCAGCTGAAGCAATAGCATGAACTAATAAGACGATGAACCTCTTTTAATGAGATGAGTATGTGCTTTATTCAGGtttataatgtgagtttgaataccattttgtTTGACATTTATAGGCATACTGAAAATGCCAGCAcatcttgaaaatgaaataactaGCACATGAACAGTAGAACTGTGAACCTGTGATCCTCTCTGATGCCTTCATGTCCATTGTCATGAATGTATTTCAATCAAATTTTGTGATTATTTCTCTCTGCAGATAATATATCTCAGCATCTGAAAACACAAATGAATTTGGTTAGTGTGTTGCTTTAATTTGTTTAGGAACAAACAATTATGTTTAAGGTGGCCAAAAGTATCAAAAATGCACAGTATGTGATACTTTTGcggtttaaaaaagaaaaaagtcattgGGTATCTGTCACATTTTTGTTAGATATTTATGGACAAACCCAAGTAAAAATTAGGGGGGCAGTCTCTGTTACTTCAATGGAGAAAAGGCAAAagtcacaaaaaaaatcatgattggtaggaaaattacattttgaaagataaaatgtataataattaagAACTAATTAATTAACCTGTTAAAAGAGTGCTGACAGTCTGTGTAgatcagtcctggagggctggtgtccctgcaggcccgacttgcctcaacacacctaacAGGaagtttcaagtacacctagtataCCAAGTACACAAGAGGTGTGAACCTAGCCTGGTCTAagggttcggttatgattatcatgccatcgattcagttcaattcaatatctcggtgcattgacgatgctttccatacacaattttatattttacttcacagtacaagaaaaaagtataaatatatttatattgatttattatttgtaatacaatattgTCCTTTAATAAAAACAGTCAGAGCTGTACCTTTGAAagctcaagtacatgcacagaacaacatttaTAGCAAATGAACAAGTGTAAATATCCCGCTCTCTTTATAAGCCCTGTCGAGCAAGTtgttacacccctatgattggtcacgtgctcaacagaaagggctgctattgACTCTAATGATCTGTCGATGTTCACCGATGACTGACACTAATAAACGGCAGTGGCTATCACAGATGATTCATGATAGATGCGGAAGAGAAAACTCGCTCTGAAGACGGACTCGTGTCTGAACCCAGAAGTAATGCTGTATcagctgagaggagaggaaaagtcacgccagcaggtcaaatgggccacagtgaaagagaaatggagtttacttttgttttctcaatcgcagtgaaacaggggcttctgctgtaacagCGTCAGTGAAAgattgtccagcaaacacacgcagtgaaattgtacagaatttctgcgtttttaagtagttgcagtgttttaattactcgcgctcacctccctcgccatagtaaggtaccgcaatatagcgcatatgagataaatgacgtgagtgcgtaataa
Protein-coding regions in this window:
- the LOC130236724 gene encoding olfactory receptor 10G4-like — translated: MGNYTVNNVDSFIITGFDHLQNQKLLGSLILITYILILLGNGINLCIISTDRHLHKPMYILICNLAVVDVMYSSTCSTTMISVLLAEIKTVSYYSCISRMFFYHIGDFTECMALTLMAIDRLIAIRLPLRYHSIVTNSRTFLFIVLTWVIAIALMGVLTSAVDNAPYCQPVIKYVFCDYPSMIRAACVNPEPYFFLPAMINLWWFCGLFPFVMCTYAVLAYSVTKLSNNSSRKQMINTCLSHLVVLLSYYAPKIVSALLTRIGVVLTLTERNAILIISSLIPPLINPTVYCTRTKEIRKRLADVFLHRKVAPNNLKVLA
- the LOC130235933 gene encoding olfactory receptor 10G4-like, translated to MAAENSTMKNVDSFIITGFDHLQNQKLLGFLILVTYILILLGNGINLCIILADKHLYKPMYILICNLAVVDIMYSSTCSTTMISVLLADAKTVSYYSCISRMFFYHLGDYTICLALTLMAIDRLIAIRLPLRYHSIVTNSQTLIFIVLTWIIAIALMGVLTSIIDNVPYCQPIIKYVFCDYPSMIRAACVNPEPYFFLPAMINLWFFCGLFPFVICTYAVLAYSVTKLSNSSRKQMINTCLSHLIVLFSFYAPKLVSNLLTRIGVVLTLTERNAILIISSLIPALINPIVYCTRTKEIRKRLADVFLPKKVVPGHFKVIL